CGAACTCTTTAGATTATGTGTACCCAGTTGATATTCAAATGAATATATAAGTGCTCCTCCCAGTTACTATTATCATCCGACGTCTACCTGCTGATATTTTCCTTTTTAATCACaatttgacctagtacaaatattagcacGATCGGAAACACATTTGATAGATTATTGATTCTATAAGTAAtcaaatgtaatttatgtgtaaGTTTCCCATACTATTCTGTTTATTTCTGCATTTTCAATTACCTGTACATAAATGTGGCTGTATCTTGTAGTTTCGTAAATGCATTTCAGTTATGTGAATTTAACTTGTTTAAATGTGTATTAATACGTCTATGCTGTTGCTGCTGCCTCgtattgttgttgctgttgtagtTACTGTCGTTTATTTAAAGAATCAcaacatatatactgaactcctTTAGAAACGCACCACCTAGTTTTCTTAcgtatattttaaactttaaaaatgatGGTAACGATATCAATTTCAActtaatataaacatgttagACAATGCGCCCAAACACAACATCACAATAGTTTAGATGTTTGTGAAGCAATATGCCATGAAAGAGCCTTTGAATACCGATCTGTGGTGATTTTCCCTCGAAACATTCGTAAAACAGAGTAAATGATGCCGCCGCGATTGTCAGAAAACCAACGCAatcaaaaagtaaagtttgttttatttaacgacgccactagagcacattgatttttttatcttatcatcggctattggacgtcaaacatatggtcattctgacacttttttttagaggaaacccgctgtcgccacataggctactctattacgacaggcagcaagggatcttttatttgcgcttcccacaggcaggatagcacaaaccatggcctttgttgaaccagttatggatcactggtcgttgtaagtggtttacacctacccattgagccttgcgaagcactcactcagagtttggagtcggtatctggattaaaaatcccatgcctcgactgggatccgaacccagtacctaccagcctgtcgaccgatggcctaaccacgacgccaccgaggccagtcccAACGCAATCAAGCTATAGTATTGCTACAAGGTGGAATTTCCATTCTAGTTCAATCAACCAGTTTACGACAATCCGCGCTTTTTATTGGTTAAATGAACTTGTcgtttaggtctcactacacagatcacttccgggtgagagttgattcATCACGGTcaactatagttcctaattgggacacatgttatggttcacatattcacttctaggaaatggtgaagaattaaaacaatggtaagccttctggctgtattttccccatgttattttgtaatattgtgcatcgacctttatggacatgggtatatagcgcaagtgacagccggagtgaatcggttaatgaaccacctgttcggaccggtactacagccagatgcggtcatatagcaaaaaactgagacggaaatgttctcaattttggagtgaaaataattgcttatataatgtatgtttgcaatggtgtatgttgttagtgccaacgagaacccgttctatgggcaatctccgcttgaagttgggcagtttaacatgggtttgaatggcagatgacatctgtgttgtgagaccataatgtaaaacatgaaattactgtttatcccaaaatatataagtttagcaagccaaaatgaaaatgtactagtgtagcatccttataaaaggtaattacatcgatgtggatttcagccaagtgtatgggggccctatttggataaatattgcaaacatgtcaattttatttatttttattatttttctttttcttttatttttattttttaggggtgtgtgtgtcaaaatgtatattctaatgttcttacatgtaataaataaattgatctgagtgtctaacactgagtttctcattgtaaaaggtcaaaattcaaggtcacaaggtcaatatccaaattcaccctaatttctgtgattttgtgcataatgatttttttcgaatgtacagtcatagtgacaaacagttttgatggtattgtgaatatataacatagtattctactatgaaagtagaatttgtgtctgccattaataatatgtggatcttcatgctgaaatatccAGAAAACccccaggatttcaacacttcattatgaaacaattgttgcccatagcaacaattgatggaaactaatatttttaatgaactaactagataattagcttctttgtatgttccccatatcagaactaccaacaaggtaatacattaccatatagtggctgcttgtttgatgaccaaggagtaacaatgtaatatgaagttttattggatggtattgTGCATCTAtctttggtgtattggttagagttcataagttacacggctctagtatagctttttgtggtgtaaatgacccaaattatcaaactgacttcaaaccaagtttgacaaaatcggtcactagactttaaggtctcactacacagatcacttccgggtgagagttgattcatcacggtccactatagttcctaattgggacacatgttatggttcacatattcacttctaggaaatggtgaagaattaaaacaatggtaagccttctggctgtatttttcccatgttattttgtaatattgtgcatcgacctttatggacatgggtatatagcgcaagtgacagccggagtgaatcggttaatgaaccacctgttcggaccggtactacagccagatgcggtcatatagcaaaaaactgagacggaaatgttctcaattttggagtgaaaataattgcttatataatgtatgtttgcaatggtgtatgttgttagtgccaacgagaacccgttctatgggcaatctccgcttgaagttgggcagtttaacatgggtttgaatggcagatgacatctgtgttgTGAGACCTTAGGGGATAGACAGCCATTGCTAACTGTTCATTACGTCATTCCATAAATCAAAGGTGGTAGGTGACGTCAAGTAATACATGACATAtcatgcattccttctagtgacgtaatatatatcagctgtgagCTGGGTTGTGACGTCACGGTACAAACATAATATGCAgtgaattttattaatataatatatcaccgttttgaggtatagataaggcttTTCTTGCCCACTGGGCAGAGTTATCCAGCTTTTTCGTAGTGCTAGAAAAATatgtctgacccgagggctagacgatttctacatatgtgtgacgtcataactcatgttttattacgattgacgtcataactcatggttttcaaaattctgtttgccatttcacgttgtatcattgtgctaaattaatattttcaactttatattgattggtaagttgttacatatttatgtcgttgcataaagtggactatatttttccgcgtatgattaaatgtttttgtaggtgaaatgtatacgAATCATTCTACAATAAATaaaccgtagcttacaaaattaatgttttgtactgtaattaaatgggcaagaaaaagaatcaatcacctttgtgaggtatagatgaggcaattccaaccctcgggacaaaatgttttggtAAACCTCGGTAAACCTCggccctaaaaaaaaccccaaaattttgtccctcgggttggaatagccttatctatacctcacaacggtgatagattctattaatctaCACGTCACAGCGGTGTATGATtcttttcttgcccatttaattacagtaacaaaacattaattttgtaagctacggtttCTTTATTGCAGAACGATTCATAAACATTCCACCTACAAACTCCTTTAATCATACACGGAAAAAAACTATAGTCCACAAAAATGTAgcaacttaccaataaatataaagttgaaaatattaatttgtttaaaaaaaattaaaacaatgatgTAACGTTAAATGGCAAAACATGAATAATGACGTCAATCGTCGtaaaacatgttatgacgtcacgcgtatgtaaAAATCGTCCAGCACCGGGGTGCTAGACAGATGACCGAGATGTATAGGGacgttctcattatgcgattattcataccgacttgtcgcatgcgaCGGAATCGTACTGAAATCACACACGTCGGAACGACATTAGTCGTATACGATAAGTCGTGTCGGAATCGTACCGATTAGAACATGTTCTGTTTCTCACGAAAAATCGTAAGCTCTTAGCCAATGAAAATCACATTAAAGTACAAACTGTTTAGTTTTGTCACTTACGtgatttttcatttgctaaagctCGCCccaaggattgattttcttgagacttgtgtcaaaaaaccccatctacaaaaggactcgTGCCAGAAACTAGTATTCCAGCTGTTGCCAAACAATTCAATTGGCATCACTCCACAATAACAAGGTTAAATGGAAGATTCAGACAAACAGGGTCAACGTCCATGGCAACCACGTGTGACGACTCCAGCGAAAGATGGATACATCCTACTCCTTCATTTGCGTGATCGATTCCATCCAGCTACCCAAGCAACTGCAGCTACACATGGTCCAGTGGGTGCATCCACCATAAAACGCCGTTTAGCTGTAGCAAGACTTCGATCCTATCTTGACCAATCATCATCGTCAGGAGCGACTGCAAACTTGGCGAAGACGTGATTGGAGAGCGGTCCTATTCAGTTATGAAAGTCGCTTTCATCTGCACCGTGTGTGGAGACGTCACAGAGAACGTTATGCGGATTGTTGTATGCGCCATACCAATCGATGTGGTGGCGGAAGTGTGATGGATTGGGGTGCCTTCACAAGACACCCTTGCACATGTGCAGGGAACGGATGAATGCGATAAACTACAGCGATTcagtagaatgaatgaatgaatgtttaaccgttaattatttttaaaatatcacataaattggcaaaaacattaataaataaagtttaggaacacaaaatcataaaatagataaatttaactAAGTACCTACAGTGAAAAATTACAACTtttgtgtgtatggggggggggggagggtgtgtgagtgtgtgtgtgtgtgtaagccttaaactaatacatgtacactttatgctaatacaggttcttgtttcttttctgttcttccttttttgggggagggggcggggggtggggggggaagttcccattcataagtaaataaatagtgctgttaattgttgtaataggtaacatggattatttttataacttaggtggttttagtggaaacaattatttttaaattttaaaagataacCTTATTTAAACTGATGAAAAGTATTTCCATATTTTCCTAAATAAACCATTGAGCCTATCTGTTGTATAGATTGACACATTGAATAAACATGATCTCAGTATGAAAAATGTACatcaaaaagttaattattttaacttactggttgttgtttgttgtttttttttgttttttttatcaaaacttACAATTGTGCAAGTGAATTTTTtaccatggccagtgaattttaaaatacacttgCCCTATGATAAATGAATTTTTTGTGTAATTGTAGAACCCCTGTTAACAACATCCCAGCTCAAAatatacatcggttattgggtgtcaaaatacGGTAAATACAAATATGGAGTGGATATGCTACTCAAGAATGATAGCAATATCATTTCCAGGAATAATTCTATGATAGTAGGGCGGGCTCTAGCCGAGTCGGTATTGTCTGGTTGTGTTATCCCCATCACAggcagtgttccataactggtatttcaaacgccgtggtatatgctgtcctgtctgtactGTGCATATGCAAACatttagcaggttttctctaataCCATATGTCATAAATATCAATATCCGATGGTTAATAActcaatgtactccagtggaGTCATTAACTATACATATACCGATGGTAATTTTGAATTTATCTGAATCTGTTATAACAACATGTTCTATATCTTGACAACATCTTTGCGGCTCTACTTTCAGATTTTACAGCAGTGGATTACACTGGAAAGGAATTCCTCATCCCATTCAGAGGAAAAGGTTCTCTCTGTATTCTTCTCTCATCGGAATACAACGCCATGGTAACAATAAGGAATAATGCTAATGGGAAACACACGTTTCATGTTGTGGTGAGTGGGACATCAGTATCAACTGAATTGTATTATGATGGTACTGACAAACCAACAATTGAAACTTATTTGATTCGTAGTAAAACTGAATGGCCTGAAGATAGTTATGGTGGTAGAAGTAAACTGTCACTACATATTGTATCGTCATCTGCAATCAACGTGTATTTCATTAACAAGAGACCGCATTCTTCAGATGGGTACCACGTGATACCATTAAAGGCATTGTCTACAGAATACATGGTGGTTTCGTACACGTCCGACCTTTGCTGGATAATGACGTCAGCTGTACACAATGATACAAAGATTACAATCCAGTTTAAAGCCCATATTCGTGGTACAGTTATTTCACAGACTTATTCACTGAATCGATTTGAAGTCATTCGAATTTCAAGCCGATATGATATAACAGGGTCAGTCATCTCCAGTAATAAACCAATTGCAGTGGTGTCTGGAGGCGAGGGCACATTTGAGGAAATGCTCCCTCCTACGGAAGCTTTTGGTGAATCGTTTGTTCTGCACCGTCTTGCAACTGAAGATACTGCTACGGTGTACCGTGTCGTTGCCAAAACCAAAGGCACAAATATTCATGGTTACAAAACACTGAACAAGACTATAAATAGAGGTGATTACGTCGACCTCCGTGTTACTGATCTTCGGTGTATAACTACTAGCAGACCAGTCCTGGTAGTCTTGTTTGGTTTGTATAAAAACATCCCCATTTTGCTATCCATTGTGCCGTCTACTGATCAGTATAGTAGGAAGACCTATCATATTGATTTTCTCAGTTCTGATTACTCTTTAGTATACTACATTATGATTGTGACGagtatgaaaaacaaatctagCTTGAATGGACTCGGTGATAATATCGAACTTGTTGATATAGATTCTTGTGACTATGCAGTGGCTACATTGACACGAACGTCAAATAATCTTATTATAAATGGTGGTGGAACGGCCTCTGTTGGAATCATATTGTACGGTTTGGTAAAGACAAATGATGACTTAACGGTAACAGGATTCGGATTCAACCTGGGAATCGAGTTTGGTGAGTTTTTGtcattaagtttaaatatttcatttaatttcatttgaacttattcccgtgcttatatccaattaagcttcaaacacgctgtcctgggcaaacacctcagctatctgggttgtctcccaggacagtaggttagttgttattggttagtgagagagaagagggtgtagtggccttacacttatcCAGTggatcgttaaaactcgctctgggtgggagtcggtaacAGGCTGCGAAACctgaacctaccagccttatgtctgatggcttaaccgcgacaccaccaaggctggttttaaaggggcattcctgagtttgctgcagtttttaagatgctatcgactaataaaatatttctacgattaaacttacatattaaatatattttcttgtttagaataacagtgtctgtatatgcaacgtgtttctgatcgttctaatatttgtactaggttaaatttcattttatttcctaaaatattttttttccatacgtacgaaattatttaaagacaaaatccagtttcgactacttacaaatattaagacgaccagaaacacgttgaatatacaaacactgttaTTCtgagcaagaaaatatatttaatatgtaagtttaatcgtagaaatattttattagtcggaaacatcttacaatgcaacaaactcaggaatgtccctttaaatattttgcaGTGCTGGCCTTTTGTTTTTCGTAAAATACTTGTCTGGACAGGGCGCGCTCGAACATATAcagactgtctgtctgtctgtataggGCGCGCTCGAACATATAcagactgtctgtctgtctgtctgcctgcctgtctctctctctctctctctctctctctctctctctctctctctctctctctctctctctctcttacaccgatatatacagagagagagagagagaggaatacAAAATTGCTAGCCTTTGGCTAATAGATGTTACTCGTTGGTTCGTAACGAtacttttgtcattttgttcactctaaattgttgtttaaatcagTAATTCTAAAATCATGCCACATCGTTCACATCTTATAACGGAACAATCAGTATTTTCGTTTcctatattaatttttagagaaaaatgCTGAAAATATCTAATGATCCTCAATTAAtgttttgagtatataaatatctcgcaataaaagtacatgtattaataaacaaatattcatggTAGAAATGGATGCAACAAGACTATAGAAAGAAGTTATTTCATCGACATACGCTACTCATCCTTTACGTAGAACTACTATCAGACCAGTTTTAGTCTATAATTGACGTGATGTACTGACATGATGATGAAACAAATATTCATGGTAGAAATGGATGCAACAAGACTATAGAAAGAAGTTATTTCATCGACATACGTTACTCATCCTTTACGTAGAACTACTATCAGACCAGCTTTAGTCTATAATTGACGTGATGTACTGACATGATGAAACAAATATTCATGGTAGAAATGGATGCAACAAGACTATAGAAAGAAGTTATTTCATCGACATACGCTACTCATCCTTTACGTAGAACTACTATCAGACCAGTTTTAGTCTATAATTGACGTGATGTACTGACATGATGATGAAACAAATATTCATGGTAGAAATGGATGCAACAAGACTATAGAAAGAAGTTATTTCATCGACATACGTTACTCATCCTTTACGTAGAACTACTATCAGACCAGTTTTAGTCTATAATTGACGTGATGTACTGACATGATGATGAAACAAATATTCATGGTAGAAATGGATGCAACAAGACTATAGAAAGAAGTTATTTCATCGACATACGCTACTCATCCTTTACGTAGAACTACTATCAGACCAGTTTTAGTCTATAATTGACGTGATGTACTGACATGATgatgaaacaaatatttacagAACAGCTGCTTCACACACGAGTATGGCTAGAAGACCGATGTGACTTGCTCATcaacaaacataatttattttctgaACTGATGAATTGTATATCCGATAATCAGTTCATCTCAGAAAAAGAGTAGCTGTTCGTAGACAACAAATTGTTCATGTAGACATAGACGTACGGACTCTTGTTTTTGTAGGGGGCGGGCTGGGttttacccgaattaaacgaaaatgcccgaatctggataacaatatatattcatattatcattactactaagcagctatatagggttgtaaatgAATCAATACGTATCATTACTAATTTTGTTggtagaatggtggaaatacatggtataaaggtctcaggttagtgaattttgcccgaatatctataatgtttgcccgaattcgAGATTTctctccagcactagggggacAGTTGCCCCtgccccgtctcgtacgcttatgcatgCAGAACACAGACATCTGCATgtttctaaaaaacaaaacaaacagtcatTGTTTGGCGgctgataattttaatatacatctAATATACAAAGTATTTGCCAATCAAGAAGATATGTTAATCTACTTTTTGACCCTCCATTGAATCAATAGTTACAACAGCCTAACGCCAATTGTGTACATGTCACATGTcagttacatttattttatttttttgtaatgatTCTCCGTGTTacaatgtttgtttgtgtctctATAGCTACACCTACACCTATGTACATTAatgtatacatactgtaataaaaAGGTAGACTATTTATGCCTTgtgatgaaaaaaacaaaacaattgtgttaaaatggtATACTATCAAGGTAAATGAATTGATAATAAAGGAACATTGCAAACAAGCGATTTTTGTTTAACTATTATTCTCTATGACAGAATTATTTAAGAACATTAATTTTAGATAACGTTACTttcttgtttaattaaatattacgtATTGAATTATTCTAGACATTGATGGCTGTATGAGCAACCCCTGTCACAACGACGCCAGCTGTCTGAACGGCGTCTACAGCTACATCTGTCACTGCAGTGGCAAATTTACAGGACGTTTATGTGACACACGTGAGTTTAACGATGACTTCGACACGTTTTAATTTAATTCCGTGCTAAAAAGCTAGTAAGTTTCAAACAGGGAGTCCTTCAAACACAGTCAGCTACATTAACCGACATCCCGGTACACAAGTTAGTAGTTATCACCCCTTTACAGGCAGTCCATGAAACACAGTCAGCTACATTAACTGACATCCCGGTACACAGGTTAGTAGTTATCACCCCTTTAAACACAGTCCTTGAAACACAGTCAGCTACATTAACCGATATCCCGGTACACAACTTAGTAGTTATCACCCCTTTACAGGCAGTCCTTGAAACACAGTCAGCTACATTAACCGACATCCCGGTACACAAGTTAGTAGTTATCACCCCTTTACAGGCAGTCCTTGAAACACAGTCAGCTACATTAACCGACATCCCGGTACACAAGTTAGTAGTTATCACCCCTTTACAGGCAGTCCTTGAAACACAATCAGCTACATTAACCGAGATTCCGGTACACAAGTTAATAGTTATCACCCCTTTACAGGCAGTCCTTGAAACACAGTCAGCTACAGTAACCGAGATTCTGGTACACAAGTTAGTAGTTATCACCCCTTTACAGGCAGTCTTTGAAACACAGTCAGCTACATTAACTGACATCCCGGTACACAAGTTAGTAGTTATCACCCCTTTACAGGCAGTCCATGAAACACAGTCAGCTACATTAACCGACATCCCGGTACACAAGTTAGTAGTTATCACCCCTTTACAGGCATCGGGGTCACTAATGTTGTAAGGTTCAGAATCAGTCTTTCTTCGCCTGGGTATGTCGCGATGGTTCGGGCATTATATTTATGGCAGATAGATACTGGGCTTGTATTTAAGTACCAGCTAAAGCTCAGTAAAGAGCCGTGCAGCCTCTTCTGCCATCAATCGGTAACCATTAGTCCTTGTCCTCACCAGGGAATTTAGACAGCCGAGGCATGTGTCGAGGGCATCgtgcataatattatacatgagTAAATCGCCATTGAAACTATATAATTTGAGATagacaaaaacacttttaaccAGAGTCCAATTAAGAGCGACTAAAGtttaaaattttcaatttaaCTGATATTCCATGGACGAGGCAGGGacgagggtaaaaaaaataaatgcttgTACTGATCACAATACTCAAATGGATACTTCAGCAGATATTAATGTTTGGTTTCTTGGACTCGTCAGCAGTATGAGCCAAGGGAGTGTGAATGAGACGTGCAAACACTCTACATCTGatattctgtttttaaatgaatatgaaTGAACCTACTGTCCCTTCTGTTTTTCAGCTCTCGTTGTTGATCCATCTCCGACCACAACATTTGACCAACATGTTTTGACTGTGACAGATAATGAAAAGTTCGATACCACAAGCACAGTCAAATCTCTTGGAAAAGACAGCGGAGAAAACAGGCCACCTAGCGTTACTAGTCTCATGGCTTCAACTCCACAGCCAGAGAGTGATGACGCCATGCTGCAGACACGCATCACTGAGTTCTCACAGCAGCTTGAACCGAACCCTGTACAGGACTCTACAGAATCAAACAACAGGCCACCTAGCGGTACTAGTCTCATGGCTTCAACTCCACAGACAGAGAGTGATGACGTCATGCTGCAGACACGCATCACTGAGTTCTCACAGCAGCTTGAACCGAGCCCTGTACAGGACTCTACAGAGTGGAACACGCCACCTCTCAACTCTGAAGAAGGAAATTTGGCTTCATTGTCTGTAGCTCAATCTCTCGGCTCAGAATGTCCAACACCATGGACTTCGACCACTACTCTTCCTGGGAGCTCGACGACTCGTGTCTGCAGATGTTCTTGTCGTGGACAAGGAACACAGACGAAGGAGTCCGCGTCACAGTATGCAGAAGAGACGAGGATGAATCTGACCGTAGAAATGGCTACTCTGAGAAAGACGATGAGTAAACGCGTCACTGTGAAAGATGGCCGATCTTCCGCACATGCTATAGGGTGGATTGCTATTCTGATGGTCCTTGTTCCCGTGGCTTTCTTTGTCATTTCAGACATCTTCTCTCTCTGTATACATATTCGTGAACTATACGTTGGAATAGAAAACAACTGACCGTAATCATAGTCAGAAATGTACACCGAAAACCAAATGATATGCAAAATTCTGGCTGTTGATAGTTTGTAGTTAGAACAGGGTTACTTGATTACAAACGCTCAGTTCTGTGAAATGATAAACGGTATATTAACCTGTAATTGTATTGAATCTCAATGCGTTAATCCCTTGTTAAAAACCAATATTTGATGTtacagattaaaataatattcgcGTAAATTTGGATGGAATATGCTCTTATCCTTCTCTTCGATAGTTGCGTTGCAAACAATCATTGAAAACTCTTCTGGCACATACTTGCAGAAACTTGACGTGTCTGGAATT
The sequence above is drawn from the Gigantopelta aegis isolate Gae_Host chromosome 6, Gae_host_genome, whole genome shotgun sequence genome and encodes:
- the LOC121374449 gene encoding uncharacterized protein LOC121374449, which translates into the protein MSKSAAGENSFHSSSDSYISENESSNQNVAEIIRDDNDMVEIYHQVDNVSSNYLSNGEHSIDDDDINVGNELQVGSDSDNFTAVDYTGKEFLIPFRGKVYYIMIVTSMKNKSSLNGLGDNIELVDIDSCDYAVATLTRTSNNLIINGGGTASVGIILYGLVKTNDDLTVTGFGFNLGIEFDIDGCMSNPCHNDASCLNGVYSYICHCSGKFTGRLCDTPLVVDPSPTTTFDQHVLTVTDNEKFDTTSTVKSLGKDSGENRPPSVTSLMASTPQPESDDAMLQTRITEFSQQLEPNPVQDSTESNNRPPSGTSLMASTPQTESDDVMLQTRITEFSQQLEPSPVQDSTEWNTPPLNSEEGNLASLSVAQSLGSECPTPWTSTTTLPGSSTTRVCRCSCRGQGTQTKESASQYAEETRMNLTVEMATLRKTMSKRVTVKDGRSSAHAIGWIAILMVLVPVAFFVISDIFSLCIHIRELYVGIENN